A portion of the Edaphobacter lichenicola genome contains these proteins:
- a CDS encoding dihydroorotase translates to MSDILILNGRVVDPASGIDAERDVLLRHGRVAAVEMPGELRAVRGKEIIDAKGMIVAPGLVDVHVHLREPGQTYKESIKTGTEAAAAGGFTSVVAMPNTVPVNDSVSGLEWMLDAARGACVKLFAMPAATFGSLGEEITDYHELARAGAVGFTDDGKPILHDRVMRTALVAAAGIGVPISQHAEDTRLTGGCSMNAGPVAFRLGLRGMTVEAESKIVERDIRLLRDIERHDGLRPHLHVQHVSTAKAMEAIRQAKREGLHVTCEVAPHHFTLTDEAIGDYDTNAKMNPPLRNDADRQAMIAGLLDGTVDCIATDHAPHALFEKEQEFERAPNGITGLETALGLALRVLHQGNGMSISRVIELMSAQPAGILSLAGRGTLSVDSFADVVVFDPAAEWSFDVAKTRSKSRNTPFDGAPMLGRVSYTLSEGRVVFKS, encoded by the coding sequence ATGAGTGACATATTAATTTTGAATGGGCGGGTGGTGGATCCGGCCAGTGGTATTGATGCAGAGCGTGACGTGCTGCTGCGACATGGGCGAGTGGCTGCGGTGGAGATGCCTGGCGAACTGCGTGCTGTTAGAGGTAAAGAGATTATCGATGCCAAGGGAATGATCGTCGCGCCGGGACTGGTCGATGTGCACGTCCATCTGCGTGAGCCGGGTCAGACGTATAAGGAGTCGATCAAGACGGGCACGGAGGCAGCAGCAGCAGGTGGTTTCACCAGCGTTGTGGCAATGCCGAACACCGTTCCAGTGAACGATTCTGTCTCGGGCTTGGAGTGGATGCTCGATGCGGCGCGTGGGGCGTGCGTGAAGTTGTTTGCGATGCCTGCAGCGACGTTTGGCAGTCTGGGCGAGGAGATCACGGATTATCACGAGCTGGCGCGAGCCGGGGCTGTGGGCTTTACCGATGATGGCAAGCCGATATTGCATGATCGGGTGATGAGGACTGCACTGGTCGCGGCGGCGGGAATTGGAGTGCCGATCTCTCAGCACGCGGAAGATACGCGGCTGACGGGAGGATGCAGCATGAATGCGGGGCCGGTGGCGTTTCGCCTGGGGCTGCGCGGCATGACGGTTGAGGCGGAGTCGAAGATTGTGGAGAGGGATATTCGGCTGCTACGCGATATTGAGCGACATGACGGACTGCGGCCACATCTGCACGTGCAACATGTGTCGACAGCGAAGGCGATGGAGGCGATTCGTCAGGCGAAGCGCGAGGGACTGCATGTGACCTGCGAGGTGGCGCCGCATCACTTTACGCTGACCGATGAGGCGATTGGGGACTACGATACGAACGCGAAGATGAATCCGCCGCTGAGGAACGATGCGGATCGGCAGGCGATGATTGCTGGATTGCTGGATGGGACCGTGGACTGCATCGCGACCGATCACGCTCCGCACGCGCTGTTTGAGAAGGAACAGGAGTTTGAACGGGCTCCAAATGGAATTACTGGGCTTGAGACTGCGCTGGGGTTGGCGCTGCGCGTGCTGCATCAGGGGAACGGAATGTCGATCTCACGCGTGATTGAGCTAATGAGCGCGCAGCCAGCGGGGATTCTTTCTCTTGCAGGGCGTGGGACCCTGAGTGTGGATAGTTTTGCGGATGTAGTGGTGTTCGATCCTGCAGCTGAGTGGAGTTTTGACGTTGCGAAGACGCGGTCGAAGTCGCGGAATACTCCTTTTGACGGCGCGCCGATGCTTGGCAGGGTTTCCTACACGTTGAGCGAAGGGCGCGTCGTCTTCAAGAGCTAG
- a CDS encoding aspartate carbamoyltransferase catalytic subunit, producing the protein MTSSKMQGEMKAAEYAAGSLLTVAGLPVEEVAAILAATDRMERMAAAERAKILAGRRIALLFYESSTRTRTSFELAAKSLGAMTTLVSDKSSSIEKGESLKDTGLTLRALGAECIILRHANSGAPYLLAKLTGLPVLNAGDGMHEHPSQALLDLRTMLARLPGMSSRLVNAKTLDGVTVVITGDILHSRVARSNAMLLPRLGARVLLCGPAALLPVDALGLGSGVEIERDFDKALQQAQVVMMLRIQRERLAGLELDLADYISRYQLDQERLTARAPEALVMHPGPMIRGLEILGEVADGPNSAIEDQVRHGLGVRTALLARALSVGGFESVTA; encoded by the coding sequence ATGACGTCCTCAAAGATGCAAGGCGAGATGAAGGCTGCTGAGTACGCTGCGGGTTCGCTGCTGACTGTGGCGGGACTGCCGGTAGAGGAGGTTGCGGCGATATTGGCTGCGACCGACCGAATGGAGCGGATGGCCGCTGCGGAACGGGCAAAGATATTGGCTGGGCGGCGGATTGCGCTGCTGTTCTATGAGTCGAGTACGCGGACAAGGACTTCGTTTGAGCTGGCGGCGAAGTCGCTTGGCGCGATGACGACGTTGGTGAGCGATAAGTCTTCCTCGATCGAGAAGGGCGAGAGCCTGAAAGATACGGGCTTGACGCTGAGGGCGCTGGGGGCTGAGTGCATCATCCTGCGTCATGCGAACTCAGGGGCACCCTATCTGCTGGCGAAGTTGACGGGTCTGCCGGTGTTGAATGCGGGAGATGGGATGCACGAACATCCCTCGCAGGCGCTGCTGGATCTGCGGACGATGCTGGCTCGGCTGCCCGGAATGAGCAGCAGACTGGTGAATGCCAAGACGCTTGATGGCGTGACGGTGGTGATTACCGGAGATATTCTGCATAGCCGTGTGGCGCGGTCGAATGCGATGCTGCTGCCACGATTGGGAGCGAGGGTGCTGCTGTGTGGTCCTGCGGCCTTATTGCCGGTGGACGCGTTGGGACTCGGTTCCGGCGTGGAGATCGAGCGGGACTTCGATAAAGCTTTGCAGCAGGCGCAGGTGGTCATGATGCTGCGGATTCAGCGGGAGCGGCTGGCCGGGCTGGAGTTGGATCTGGCGGATTATATTTCGCGGTATCAGTTGGATCAGGAACGTTTGACGGCGCGGGCTCCGGAGGCTTTGGTGATGCACCCGGGGCCGATGATTCGAGGGTTGGAGATATTGGGTGAGGTGGCGGATGGGCCGAACTCCGCGATTGAAGATCAGGTGCGCCACGGGTTGGGAGTGAGGACGGCTCTGTTGGCGCGGGCATTGAGTGTGGGTGGATTTGAGAGTGTAACAGCATGA
- a CDS encoding beta strand repeat-containing protein: MLSAKALLSTLSGVRSLLVFLIALLIPASLSAQTKPIFPTTAFYPINNGGTSLAAGDFNGDGQPDLAYISFSPSGVTVLLNQGATTPPIAVATTSISCTPSTIGAIDMNADKKLDLVLTCSTGYVVVLLGNGDGTFQTPAYYAVSGVSGSAVSADLNGDGYPDIAVIGIQQGTTQAIAVLLNQGSTAPGTVAAPKFYTAPNNSTYNSLAAGDFNGDGKQDILASSSSLAVFYGNGDGTLQTPQPVPSPAGGSFVAADFNQDGITDIAYTPSSTTSNPSVQVLLGDSSGQFTTGTNLSLNLTGSSNFTLAAAGTTNGSKDVNLALVGDSISILKGDGKGGFVLGQSFALTGAIIPEVRPDGTSDLAVSSPVGLTLLSGNGDGTFKGLTTQPVSGTSIAVDVNNDGLTDVLSLGSTGTLSTALSRGDGTFVVLKQTATGAQPGSLVSGDFNGDGKVDAAAILTGHGIGHGETTQQDSELFLFIGDGDGSFQPATAGVDLQVVGVNSAVVGDFNGDGFLDIIAEYSDLYDGLTGLVFLPGKGDGTFGTPVPFSQSNTSTTSGAILYGDLNNDKKLDLVWNGAVYLGNGDGTFQQLPLGLTLGINLQPLAVADLNGDGFADLVVGPTIYAGKGDGTFQSSPFYTATLPQDRAQISSASTGDTNADGHSDVLFQYTTISNTTEAALFFGDGKGNFVADGNTYYTGSTLNSANAVPLATGALARLNNQAAMSPNDNALDYLAFTNGGATSLLNLTNPTPTTPTPLPTTTTLALSASSAAPDQRLTVTATVTGISPTGNVSFFSNGNSLGTATVTNGVASLQFSVLTTGTFSITANYAGDANNGASASNAVPLTIALVQSKTSLAVSAMNANLNQQLNLTATVTGVNPTGSVTFVSGTTTLGTATVSNGTATLPFSFTTAGTYAIVANYAGDSANLASTSNSVSVVVIAPDFTISASPSSATISAGQSATTTLTVTPIGGYNGTLHFSCGTLPTGVACTFTPSSLTPNGTAATVGLTVSTTASGVAAQRSLDRGLSAIAWAGVIFIAFSPKRMWRMNHLLKHSCLLLLLIGALVSLSGCSSGSSPNPPNNNPGTPTGAQTIAITAADSSGNLSHPINFVVTVQ, from the coding sequence ATGCTATCTGCCAAGGCCCTGTTGAGCACCCTGAGCGGAGTTCGATCACTCCTAGTTTTTTTGATCGCCCTACTGATTCCCGCCTCCCTCTCCGCGCAAACAAAACCCATCTTCCCCACCACAGCGTTCTACCCGATCAATAACGGAGGCACGTCCCTGGCCGCGGGTGACTTCAACGGCGATGGTCAACCCGATCTGGCATACATCTCGTTTAGTCCCTCGGGAGTGACTGTGCTTTTGAACCAGGGCGCCACCACGCCCCCTATTGCTGTCGCGACAACTTCGATTAGCTGCACACCGTCAACGATCGGTGCAATCGATATGAACGCAGACAAAAAGCTCGATCTGGTCCTCACCTGCTCTACCGGTTATGTCGTTGTACTGCTTGGCAACGGGGACGGCACCTTCCAGACGCCCGCTTACTACGCAGTCTCTGGTGTTTCGGGTTCGGCGGTTTCGGCAGACCTCAACGGCGACGGATATCCGGACATCGCCGTGATCGGCATACAGCAAGGGACAACGCAGGCGATTGCAGTTCTTCTCAATCAGGGCAGCACCGCGCCGGGAACTGTCGCCGCTCCAAAGTTCTACACCGCTCCAAACAACAGCACGTACAACTCTCTGGCCGCTGGTGACTTCAACGGGGATGGCAAGCAGGACATACTTGCAAGCTCCTCTAGTCTGGCGGTCTTCTATGGAAACGGAGACGGAACGCTGCAGACTCCTCAGCCTGTGCCAAGCCCCGCCGGAGGTTCATTCGTTGCCGCCGACTTTAATCAGGATGGAATTACTGATATTGCATACACCCCGAGCTCAACCACTTCAAACCCATCGGTTCAGGTATTGCTCGGCGATTCCAGCGGACAGTTCACCACCGGCACGAATCTATCTCTGAACTTAACTGGTTCCTCAAACTTCACACTCGCCGCCGCCGGTACGACAAACGGTAGCAAGGATGTAAACCTCGCATTAGTGGGCGACAGCATCTCGATTCTGAAGGGAGACGGCAAGGGAGGATTCGTTCTGGGTCAATCTTTTGCTCTTACTGGAGCCATCATTCCAGAGGTTCGCCCCGATGGAACATCTGATCTCGCTGTTTCTTCGCCGGTAGGGCTGACCCTACTCTCTGGCAACGGCGACGGCACGTTTAAAGGGCTCACCACCCAACCTGTCTCAGGGACCAGTATCGCGGTAGACGTCAATAACGACGGCCTTACGGATGTACTGTCTCTCGGCAGCACAGGAACTCTTTCTACCGCCCTGAGCCGCGGAGATGGCACCTTTGTCGTATTGAAACAGACAGCCACCGGCGCACAGCCTGGCTCCCTCGTCTCTGGAGACTTCAACGGAGACGGCAAAGTCGATGCCGCTGCGATTCTTACAGGGCACGGCATTGGCCACGGAGAGACCACACAACAGGACTCCGAGCTCTTCCTGTTTATCGGCGACGGGGATGGTTCCTTTCAGCCTGCTACGGCCGGGGTCGATCTTCAGGTGGTAGGGGTGAACAGCGCGGTCGTCGGCGACTTCAACGGTGACGGTTTTCTTGACATCATCGCGGAGTATTCGGACCTCTACGATGGCCTAACAGGTCTTGTCTTCCTCCCAGGCAAAGGAGACGGAACCTTCGGAACACCGGTTCCCTTCTCACAAAGCAACACCTCCACGACCAGTGGAGCAATTCTCTACGGAGATCTGAATAACGATAAGAAATTGGACCTCGTTTGGAACGGTGCCGTCTATCTAGGAAACGGCGATGGAACCTTTCAGCAGCTACCTCTTGGCCTGACTCTTGGAATCAATCTTCAGCCCCTGGCGGTCGCCGACCTGAATGGCGACGGCTTTGCCGACCTCGTAGTCGGGCCCACCATCTACGCAGGTAAGGGCGATGGGACCTTCCAATCTTCACCTTTCTACACCGCGACACTTCCGCAGGATAGAGCGCAAATAAGCTCGGCGTCGACTGGAGACACAAACGCGGACGGCCATTCCGATGTACTTTTCCAATACACGACAATCTCTAACACCACAGAGGCCGCTCTGTTCTTTGGAGATGGTAAAGGAAACTTTGTCGCAGATGGCAACACCTACTACACGGGCTCTACCCTCAATTCCGCAAATGCTGTCCCGTTAGCCACCGGTGCGCTTGCCCGCTTGAACAATCAGGCCGCCATGTCGCCCAACGACAACGCACTGGACTACCTGGCCTTCACCAATGGCGGAGCAACCTCTCTCCTCAACCTGACCAACCCCACACCCACCACTCCAACCCCGCTCCCTACGACAACAACGCTTGCTCTCTCCGCAAGTAGCGCGGCACCCGATCAGCGACTCACTGTCACGGCCACTGTTACCGGCATCAGCCCCACCGGCAACGTGTCATTTTTCTCAAACGGAAACTCGCTTGGAACAGCAACTGTCACCAACGGGGTAGCTTCCTTGCAATTCTCCGTCCTCACAACTGGCACCTTCTCCATCACTGCAAACTACGCAGGCGACGCCAACAATGGAGCCAGCGCCTCCAATGCTGTCCCATTGACGATCGCCCTCGTCCAGTCGAAGACATCGCTCGCCGTCTCTGCGATGAATGCCAACCTGAACCAACAGCTCAACCTCACCGCAACAGTCACGGGAGTCAACCCAACCGGCAGCGTTACATTCGTTTCGGGAACGACGACACTTGGAACTGCCACCGTCAGCAACGGCACCGCAACGTTACCATTTTCATTCACCACCGCAGGGACCTACGCGATCGTTGCGAACTACGCGGGTGATTCCGCGAACCTCGCGAGCACGTCGAATTCGGTCTCTGTCGTGGTGATAGCACCGGATTTCACCATCTCCGCGTCGCCGTCTTCAGCAACGATCTCCGCAGGTCAGTCGGCCACCACAACTCTGACCGTCACACCCATCGGAGGGTACAACGGCACACTGCACTTCTCCTGCGGCACGCTGCCCACCGGAGTGGCCTGCACGTTTACGCCATCCTCGCTGACACCAAATGGGACGGCGGCAACAGTCGGCCTTACGGTCTCAACGACAGCCTCCGGAGTTGCCGCACAACGTTCTCTCGACAGAGGTTTGTCCGCCATCGCCTGGGCTGGAGTCATCTTCATCGCATTCTCTCCCAAGCGCATGTGGCGAATGAATCATCTTCTGAAACACTCCTGCCTGTTGCTGCTCCTCATCGGTGCTCTGGTTTCGCTTTCGGGATGCAGTTCAGGCTCAAGCCCCAACCCTCCAAACAACAATCCGGGAACGCCCACGGGAGCACAGACAATCGCCATAACCGCAGCTGACTCATCAGGCAATCTCTCACACCCAATCAACTTCGTGGTGACGGTTCAATGA
- a CDS encoding VOC family protein — protein sequence MPNLKIVYLELPAHDLAASRNFYANLFGWTFQEYGPTYAAFSDSGTEGGFNADPAERTKSPLPVIESHNLEETEQNIIKAGGKITLPIFSFPGGRRFHFTDPAGNELAITQRDHSQT from the coding sequence ATGCCCAATTTGAAGATCGTTTACCTTGAGCTGCCAGCCCATGACCTGGCGGCAAGCAGGAACTTCTACGCCAACCTCTTTGGCTGGACCTTTCAGGAATATGGCCCAACCTACGCGGCCTTCTCGGACAGCGGTACTGAAGGCGGCTTCAACGCCGACCCCGCCGAACGAACCAAGAGCCCTCTCCCCGTCATCGAATCGCACAATCTCGAAGAGACCGAGCAGAACATCATAAAAGCGGGCGGCAAGATCACCCTGCCCATCTTCAGTTTTCCGGGCGGCAGGCGCTTCCACTTCACCGACCCCGCAGGCAACGAACTCGCGATTACGCAGCGCGATCATTCGCAAACGTAA
- the pyrR gene encoding bifunctional pyr operon transcriptional regulator/uracil phosphoribosyltransferase PyrR translates to MSDDKEVLKPKFREKGRLMSASEIERTLVRLAHEIVEKHGGSDNVGLVGIKRRGVPLAQRLAVLIEKIEKHPVDTGVLDISFYRDDLSTDGPRPKVNPGAIGFDVEGRDIILMDDVLYTGRTIRAALDALFDYGRPKSVRLLVLIDRGHRELPIEATYVGRHIPTSKREIIEVKLNEVDGQEQVLLVELAD, encoded by the coding sequence ATGAGTGACGATAAGGAAGTTCTGAAGCCGAAGTTTCGCGAAAAGGGCAGGTTGATGTCTGCCTCAGAGATCGAGCGCACGCTGGTCCGGCTGGCGCATGAGATCGTGGAAAAACATGGTGGCAGCGACAATGTTGGCCTGGTGGGGATCAAGCGCAGAGGCGTTCCGCTGGCACAGCGGCTGGCGGTTCTGATTGAAAAGATCGAAAAGCACCCGGTGGACACGGGCGTGCTGGATATCAGCTTCTATCGCGACGACCTTTCGACCGATGGACCGCGTCCGAAGGTGAACCCGGGGGCGATCGGGTTCGATGTGGAGGGACGGGACATCATTCTGATGGACGATGTGCTGTATACCGGCCGTACGATCCGGGCGGCACTGGATGCGTTGTTTGATTATGGGCGGCCAAAGAGCGTGCGACTGCTGGTGCTGATCGACCGTGGGCATCGCGAGCTGCCGATCGAGGCGACCTATGTTGGTCGGCATATCCCTACCTCGAAACGCGAGATTATTGAGGTGAAGTTGAACGAGGTCGATGGGCAGGAGCAGGTGCTGCTGGTTGAACTGGCGGATTAA